One Cyanobacteria bacterium FACHB-DQ100 DNA segment encodes these proteins:
- a CDS encoding TldD/PmbA family protein — translation MQSPTLLISKELPSLNYTYAPDRFDETWEAPLSILLGLGRAAGADFIEFFLERVNYISCMAEDDAITSISPRLATGAGVRVFRGKADCYVSTNDLSFNGLKAALEKGLSIMGLHLPSPNSFIPEIHLELLRDYATKKGKEAWLGQSSSMREMGDVLLAANGSLLQKANHVQSRRAVYFRDWQEVLVAASDGTFARDIRLTQSVGYSLLCAEGTNRSSINKRVGSTSEPDFLRNWNYANDAEEVADSAAKMLYADYVESGNYPIIMANEFGGVIFHEACGHLLETTQIERKTTPFAEKKGEKIAHENLTAWDEGITSDAFGTIDMDDEGMPAQRTLLIENGILKNFISDRAGSVRTGHPRTGSGRRQGYTFAAASRMRNTYIAPGEYEIDDLFASIEKGIYCKKMGGGSVGPTGQFNFAVDEAYLIENGKVTKPLKGATLIGEAVDIMNKISMCSKDLGLAAGFCGSVSGSVYVTVGQPHLKVDSITVGGR, via the coding sequence ATGCAATCACCGACTCTTTTGATCTCCAAAGAGCTACCCAGCTTGAACTATACCTATGCTCCCGATCGCTTCGATGAAACGTGGGAAGCACCGTTGTCGATTTTGCTTGGACTTGGACGGGCAGCCGGGGCAGACTTTATCGAATTTTTCTTAGAGCGCGTCAACTACATTAGCTGTATGGCAGAAGACGACGCGATTACCAGCATTTCGCCTCGATTGGCAACGGGTGCAGGGGTGCGGGTGTTTCGTGGCAAAGCAGACTGTTACGTTTCGACGAATGACTTGTCGTTTAACGGTCTGAAAGCAGCATTAGAGAAGGGCTTGTCGATCATGGGGTTGCACTTGCCGTCTCCCAATTCGTTTATCCCAGAAATTCATCTCGAACTGCTGCGCGATTACGCGACGAAGAAGGGCAAAGAAGCGTGGCTCGGTCAGTCGAGTTCGATGCGGGAAATGGGCGATGTGCTGCTTGCGGCAAACGGATCGCTCTTGCAGAAAGCAAATCACGTTCAATCGCGCCGCGCTGTGTATTTCCGCGATTGGCAAGAAGTGTTAGTTGCTGCGAGCGATGGCACGTTTGCGCGGGACATTCGTTTAACGCAGTCGGTTGGATATAGCTTGCTGTGCGCCGAGGGAACGAATCGATCGTCGATCAATAAGCGTGTCGGTAGCACCAGTGAGCCAGATTTTCTCAGAAATTGGAATTACGCGAACGATGCGGAAGAAGTAGCAGATTCTGCCGCGAAGATGCTGTATGCGGATTATGTTGAGTCGGGCAACTATCCGATCATCATGGCAAACGAATTCGGCGGCGTGATTTTCCATGAAGCGTGTGGACACTTGCTCGAAACGACGCAGATCGAACGCAAGACGACTCCGTTTGCTGAGAAGAAAGGCGAGAAGATCGCACACGAAAATCTCACTGCTTGGGATGAAGGCATTACATCGGATGCGTTTGGAACGATCGACATGGATGATGAAGGAATGCCCGCTCAGCGCACGTTGCTGATTGAGAATGGCATTTTGAAGAACTTTATTTCCGATCGTGCAGGTTCGGTGAGAACTGGGCATCCAAGAACTGGCAGCGGTCGCCGTCAAGGATACACTTTCGCAGCAGCCAGTCGGATGCGGAACACCTACATTGCACCGGGAGAGTATGAGATCGATGACTTGTTTGCGTCGATCGAGAAAGGCATCTACTGCAAGAAAATGGGTGGCGGTAGTGTTGGGCCTACCGGCCAGTTCAACTTTGCAGTTGATGAAGCGTATTTGATCGAAAACGGCAAAGTGACCAAACCGCTCAAAGGTGCAACGCTGATCGGAGAAGCAGTGGACATCATGAATAAGATTTCCATGTGTTCTAAGGATCTAGGCTTGGCGGCAGGGTTCTGTGGTTCGGTGAGCGGTAGCGTTTATGTGACCGTTGGACAGCCGCACCTGAAGGTCGATTCGATCACCGTGGGTGGTCGATAA
- a CDS encoding TldD/PmbA family protein, protein MAKVQDIAAAAQEAAKKLGIEKFDIYGSSIDETSVQVDQGEPQQMKASQRSGVTVRVWNEEHSVGVTSTTDVDSIGLELALKTAKEASYFGVKDNAPDFSPEATAKTADVNSEHLPQAPVSQLLETLIHAEKELLSAHPAIVGVPYNGLAQRDIDRFYLNSQGALRHEAHSYASMYLYTKTEEEGRKPRSAGAFRVSPGIEKLDVEGCLKEAAEKTISHLNYDKVKTGKYRIVFSPEAFLSLIGAFSNLFNAQSILDNQSLSTVESLGTTIASPLLCLNDNALHPENIGAEAFDGEGTPTRAIPLIKNGVLSNFLHSAGTAKRMNAQPTGHANMGAKVTVSPHFFHVYAGEPAAQEYSLENADNLILIDDLSALHAGVQALQGSFSLPFDGWLIQNGKRTSIESATVAGDIREVLKSIIYVEKETEFTGSGVAPRVWVDELSVTGE, encoded by the coding sequence ATGGCAAAGGTTCAAGACATTGCAGCCGCAGCACAAGAAGCTGCAAAGAAACTCGGAATTGAGAAGTTTGATATCTATGGTTCATCGATCGATGAAACCAGCGTGCAGGTCGATCAAGGTGAGCCGCAGCAAATGAAGGCTTCACAACGATCGGGCGTAACGGTGCGCGTGTGGAACGAAGAACACAGTGTAGGTGTAACTTCGACAACCGATGTTGATTCGATCGGCTTAGAGCTTGCTTTGAAGACGGCTAAAGAAGCAAGTTACTTTGGCGTGAAAGACAATGCACCGGATTTTAGTCCTGAAGCAACGGCGAAAACAGCGGATGTGAACAGTGAGCATCTGCCGCAAGCTCCGGTGTCGCAATTGTTAGAAACATTGATTCACGCAGAGAAAGAACTACTATCGGCGCATCCTGCGATCGTCGGTGTTCCCTACAATGGTTTGGCGCAGCGGGATATCGATCGCTTCTATCTCAACAGTCAAGGTGCATTACGGCATGAAGCGCATTCTTATGCGTCAATGTATCTCTACACCAAAACCGAAGAAGAAGGCAGAAAACCTCGTAGTGCAGGAGCTTTTCGCGTCAGCCCTGGAATCGAAAAGCTGGATGTTGAAGGCTGTTTGAAAGAAGCAGCAGAGAAAACAATCAGTCATTTGAACTATGACAAAGTAAAAACAGGCAAATATCGCATCGTGTTTTCACCAGAAGCCTTCTTGAGCTTGATTGGTGCGTTTTCTAACTTGTTTAATGCTCAGAGCATCTTAGATAACCAAAGTCTCTCTACTGTTGAATCTTTGGGCACAACGATCGCCTCTCCGCTCCTGTGCTTAAATGACAATGCCCTACATCCTGAAAACATTGGTGCAGAAGCATTTGATGGCGAGGGAACTCCGACTCGTGCCATTCCATTGATCAAAAATGGCGTGTTGTCGAACTTCCTACATAGTGCAGGCACAGCAAAACGGATGAATGCACAGCCCACTGGACACGCAAACATGGGCGCAAAGGTTACAGTCAGTCCGCATTTCTTTCATGTCTATGCGGGTGAACCCGCAGCGCAGGAATATAGCTTAGAGAATGCAGACAATCTAATTCTGATTGATGATCTGAGTGCGCTTCATGCGGGAGTTCAAGCGCTGCAAGGTTCGTTCTCGCTGCCGTTTGATGGTTGGCTGATTCAGAATGGAAAGCGTACCAGCATTGAATCTGCTACCGTTGCAGGTGACATTCGGGAAGTGCTGAAGTCGATTATCTATGTCGAGAAAGAGACGGAATTTACAGGCTCAGGGGTTGCTCCGAGAGTTTGGGTAGACGAACTATCCGTTACTGGAGAATAG